The following are from one region of the Rhodopirellula sp. P2 genome:
- the serB gene encoding phosphoserine phosphatase SerB, which produces MNDSTLPSPHTPAPIAMGPPTIVLLRFTGEDRPGLTASISERLHRFNCRVIDVNQAVIHRSLLLGMLVQIPGSEDPDRLIRKMRRKSRKLGLKCKAKIVCDADYDAWVKRQGKSRFILTLLSRSVTAEQFAAVSRLVSDQGLNIDVITRLSGRPERDPGDELTRACVEFSLRGDPTDANALKASLLDLSNRLNLDLAWQRDDAFRRNRRIVALDMDSTLLQAEVIDELAKEAGAGEKVSAITEAAMRGEIDFDESLRQRVQSLEGLPESVLPKVAERLQLTEGAERLLSNLRRFGYTTAILSGGFTYFGEHLQKLLGIDHVHANQLEIIDGKLTGRVLGPIVNAERKALLLEQLAANEGVDRKQMIAIGDGANDLPMLSRAGLGIAFHAKPIVRESAEHRMSTLGLDAVLYLLGVRDRDLVE; this is translated from the coding sequence GTGAACGATTCCACTTTGCCATCCCCGCACACCCCCGCCCCAATCGCAATGGGTCCACCGACCATCGTCCTGTTGCGATTCACCGGCGAGGATCGCCCCGGTTTGACCGCGTCAATCTCGGAACGGCTGCACCGATTCAATTGCCGAGTCATCGACGTCAATCAAGCCGTGATCCACCGATCACTGCTACTGGGCATGCTGGTCCAGATTCCCGGCAGCGAAGATCCCGATCGACTGATTCGAAAGATGCGGCGAAAAAGTCGCAAACTGGGGCTGAAATGCAAAGCAAAAATCGTTTGCGACGCGGACTATGACGCGTGGGTCAAACGCCAAGGCAAATCGCGTTTCATTCTGACGCTGCTTTCCCGTTCGGTTACCGCCGAGCAATTTGCCGCGGTCAGTCGGTTGGTCTCCGACCAGGGACTGAACATCGACGTGATCACGCGATTGTCCGGACGCCCCGAGCGGGATCCTGGCGACGAACTGACTCGCGCCTGCGTGGAGTTCTCTTTGCGAGGCGATCCAACTGACGCCAACGCTCTCAAAGCCAGCCTGTTGGATCTGTCCAACCGTTTGAATTTGGACCTGGCATGGCAGCGAGACGACGCCTTCCGCCGCAATCGACGGATCGTCGCGCTCGACATGGATTCGACCCTGCTGCAAGCCGAAGTGATCGACGAACTGGCCAAGGAAGCCGGGGCCGGAGAAAAAGTCAGTGCGATCACCGAAGCAGCGATGCGAGGCGAAATCGACTTCGACGAGTCGCTTCGCCAACGCGTGCAATCCCTGGAAGGATTGCCCGAGAGCGTTCTCCCCAAAGTCGCGGAGCGATTGCAGTTGACCGAAGGTGCCGAACGATTGCTTTCGAACCTTCGTCGGTTTGGCTACACCACCGCCATTTTGAGTGGTGGCTTCACCTACTTTGGCGAACACCTTCAAAAGCTGTTGGGCATCGACCATGTGCATGCCAACCAACTGGAAATCATCGACGGAAAACTGACGGGACGGGTCCTCGGTCCCATCGTCAACGCCGAACGCAAGGCATTGCTTTTGGAACAACTCGCGGCCAACGAAGGCGTGGACCGCAAACAGATGATCGCGATCGGTGATGGTGCCAATGATCTGCCCATGCTCTCCCGCGCCGGCCTGGGAATCGCCTTTCACGCCAAACCCATCGTGCGGGAATCTGCTGAACACCGAATGTCCACCTTGGGTCTGGACGCTGTTCTCTACCTGCTTGGCGTCAGAGACCGCGACTTGGTTGAGTAA
- the trkA gene encoding Trk system potassium transporter TrkA, translated as MRILTLGGGTVGRWIADMLCRRRHSVTLIDSDPEIVRSINSELDVRAIEGNASQSTVLFSADVLSADLCLAVTGDDEVNIVAASMAKALGARRAIARVYAPAFRDLSTFDYQRHFQIDSLLSLEQLSASELARAIRNPDAIPLEHFARGQLQVYEMDVAVGSAAAGKKLMELQLPPRVRVGSLAREGRMWIASGADETRAGDRVSLVGMPDAVSVARQIFGGEKRRRKQSKVMIAGGGETGYHLAGLLGREDFRTVLLEQDAKRCEQLAKLLPDVTVVHANANRRSVLEDEGGGTVDYFVGCTGNDENNIMAGVEARELGASRVMCVVGRPDYANVVGKLGIDLAVSERDVVARQILGFLNEGAIISQSKLPNGSIGVYELEILEGSAVTQASLANLPLAGRCLIAAIQRDGFVRVPTADDVLEVNDIIVALIDLSDADEVLSLFHSD; from the coding sequence ATGAGGATTCTGACTCTCGGTGGCGGCACCGTTGGACGCTGGATCGCCGACATGCTGTGCAGACGCCGGCACAGCGTCACGCTGATCGACAGCGATCCTGAAATCGTGCGATCCATCAACAGCGAATTGGACGTGCGTGCGATCGAGGGCAATGCCTCTCAGAGCACCGTGCTGTTCTCCGCCGACGTGCTCAGCGCCGACTTGTGCCTGGCGGTCACCGGAGACGACGAGGTCAACATCGTTGCCGCCAGCATGGCCAAAGCACTGGGTGCTCGTCGCGCGATTGCGCGTGTCTACGCCCCCGCCTTTCGTGACCTTTCGACGTTTGACTATCAGCGTCACTTTCAAATCGACAGTCTGCTTTCGCTCGAACAACTTTCCGCTTCGGAACTGGCTCGCGCGATTCGCAACCCCGACGCGATTCCACTGGAACACTTCGCGCGTGGCCAATTGCAGGTCTACGAAATGGACGTGGCAGTCGGATCCGCTGCCGCAGGCAAGAAGCTCATGGAACTGCAACTTCCGCCCAGGGTCCGAGTGGGATCCCTGGCCCGAGAAGGCCGCATGTGGATCGCCAGCGGTGCCGACGAAACACGCGCCGGTGACCGAGTCAGCTTGGTCGGGATGCCGGACGCCGTCAGTGTGGCTCGGCAAATCTTTGGCGGCGAAAAACGACGTCGCAAACAATCCAAGGTCATGATCGCGGGCGGCGGAGAAACCGGCTACCACTTGGCCGGACTGCTGGGCCGCGAAGACTTTCGCACCGTGCTGCTGGAACAAGACGCGAAACGTTGCGAGCAATTGGCTAAATTGCTGCCCGACGTCACGGTGGTGCACGCCAACGCCAACCGACGCAGCGTCCTAGAAGACGAAGGCGGCGGCACGGTGGACTACTTCGTTGGCTGCACTGGAAACGACGAAAACAATATCATGGCCGGCGTCGAGGCCCGTGAACTGGGTGCCTCTCGCGTGATGTGCGTGGTGGGGCGACCGGACTACGCCAACGTGGTCGGAAAACTGGGCATCGACTTGGCCGTCAGTGAACGGGACGTCGTCGCTCGACAAATCCTGGGGTTCCTCAACGAAGGAGCCATCATCAGCCAAAGCAAATTGCCCAACGGTTCAATCGGCGTTTACGAACTGGAAATCCTGGAAGGCTCCGCTGTCACACAAGCATCGCTGGCCAACCTTCCGCTGGCAGGCCGCTGCTTGATTGCCGCGATTCAACGCGACGGATTCGTGCGTGTGCCAACCGCTGACGATGTCCTGGAAGTCAACGACATCATCGTTGCCCTGATCGATTTGTCCGATGCCGACGAAGTCCTTTCACTCTTTCACAGCGACTGA
- a CDS encoding lactonase family protein, protein MIGETQMSSGLSGNEQVATRTRWGAKRVLVAVVACVALQGNLAMAETLNVWFGTTTPRGGASEGIYHATFDTESGKLSPASLAVEAQQPGFLAMHPSKPVLYASSGSGVTAYRVQADSKDAKLVEMGAVESGDGGVAHLATDRTGTVLLSAQYGGGSTTLYELAEDGAVARRVEVYEHNDLLSPAGSGVVGNRQDAPHAHWVGTSPDNRFAFTPDLGMDKVVIWKLDPSGPSLTHHGFGEGIPGGGPRHMKFSPDGKRIYLLNELALSVTVFDYDAKAGTMAAGQTIPALSEETKAKERFNSSSEIRVHPSGKFVYSANRGHDSISVFRLDESGKMELVEVEAIRGGWPRNFNLDPSGRWLIAAGRDSHTATVFEVDGDTGELTFTRQTQPVPTPICVLFSK, encoded by the coding sequence ATGATCGGAGAGACGCAGATGAGCAGCGGATTGAGCGGCAACGAGCAAGTGGCAACGCGAACGAGGTGGGGGGCGAAACGGGTCCTGGTGGCCGTGGTTGCCTGCGTGGCTTTGCAAGGGAATTTGGCGATGGCGGAAACACTGAACGTTTGGTTTGGAACCACCACCCCTCGGGGAGGTGCCAGTGAAGGGATCTACCATGCCACCTTCGACACCGAATCGGGCAAGCTGAGTCCGGCGTCCTTGGCGGTGGAGGCCCAGCAACCTGGGTTCTTGGCGATGCATCCGAGCAAGCCCGTGCTGTACGCCTCCAGCGGAAGTGGCGTCACGGCTTACCGTGTGCAAGCTGATTCCAAGGACGCGAAGTTGGTTGAAATGGGCGCGGTCGAGAGCGGTGATGGGGGAGTCGCTCACTTGGCGACCGATCGCACGGGAACCGTGCTGCTCTCGGCACAATACGGCGGTGGCTCGACGACGCTGTATGAATTGGCCGAAGACGGTGCGGTCGCACGTCGCGTGGAGGTCTATGAACACAATGACCTGTTGTCCCCGGCGGGATCAGGCGTGGTCGGAAACCGCCAGGATGCACCGCATGCACACTGGGTTGGGACCTCGCCAGACAACCGATTCGCGTTCACTCCGGATTTGGGAATGGACAAGGTCGTGATTTGGAAATTGGATCCAAGCGGTCCCTCGCTCACCCATCATGGTTTTGGCGAAGGGATTCCCGGTGGTGGCCCACGTCACATGAAGTTCAGCCCGGATGGAAAACGCATTTACCTGCTCAACGAATTGGCTCTTTCCGTCACGGTGTTCGACTACGACGCCAAGGCGGGCACCATGGCGGCTGGACAAACCATCCCCGCCCTGTCGGAAGAGACCAAAGCGAAAGAACGTTTCAACAGTTCGTCTGAGATTCGAGTGCATCCCTCCGGCAAGTTTGTTTACTCGGCGAACCGAGGTCACGACAGCATCTCCGTTTTTCGTCTCGATGAGTCTGGTAAAATGGAACTGGTGGAGGTCGAAGCCATTCGTGGCGGTTGGCCTCGCAACTTCAATCTCGATCCCAGCGGTCGTTGGTTGATCGCTGCGGGCAGAGACAGCCACACCGCCACGGTCTTTGAAGTCGACGGGGACACTGGCGAACTGACCTTCACACGTCAAACCCAACCGGTTCCCACTCCCATCTGCGTGCTGTTCAGCAAGTAG
- a CDS encoding WD40 repeat domain-containing protein produces MFIVLLVGMSDVGFADDTPGESVSSGDASGSAEWREPVEFTRRSLELPGYVQPALGAADDKAVIAVAFSQDSKWMATGNAAGQVLLRRTGEPEVQHEMIGEHHTIVRGLQFLSGGKFLASLDVEGRLLLWSTSTGKRIQELAPIDQVLAMGVGSDDGRLIGLSEGTTLQIWEQGDDRWDETQDVSLEMPCSLLSVSRDANVAVVVSQNNSWQVHRLPAIGAGRAEENETRDIVSEEPFTANPNGLNTISAVRVSADGGRVALGWDDGSVSVHLTEDGSEKFRWKKHPNRVTNLCFSKTGKTLLSGCFRDRIRVWDLASGQHINDRDVGLELVAAMELTDDPQRLVVAGAGPDVVVLDVQVPADRFVPAFARPRAWNNKAVHGVRFVPGKDEIAVVSKLGTIERVNLQGKRLQKGTLLEPGRDKLVTAMVSPDGQFSARGYASGEVLVHRQGNGNPLWKSNLGSRVNALDISHDSKWLAVASGRNSVLRVVDLPTGREVSRTVNLDQDIRRVRFDPDGATLLSNGHQGRLSDHIGVLTRWSVKDAAQLNRVQTPDIYSCVEISPDGSRIVTGGMTGVVQLFDDQLRLLKTYEVGGRGGIHVLRLFDSKRLFVGTYKGNVLCIDLETGVELARFEALPEHLLMPVRDIDYDPETETLVAVGGYDGQESMRLYSLQDVFPSK; encoded by the coding sequence ATGTTCATCGTCCTTTTGGTCGGCATGTCAGATGTCGGTTTCGCAGACGACACTCCCGGTGAAAGCGTCTCCAGCGGGGACGCTTCTGGATCGGCCGAGTGGCGGGAACCGGTGGAGTTCACTCGCCGAAGTCTTGAACTGCCGGGGTACGTGCAGCCGGCTTTGGGAGCCGCAGACGACAAAGCGGTCATCGCAGTCGCCTTCTCGCAAGATTCAAAATGGATGGCCACCGGCAACGCCGCAGGCCAAGTCTTGCTGCGCCGCACCGGCGAACCCGAAGTGCAGCACGAGATGATCGGTGAACACCACACGATTGTCCGCGGTCTTCAATTTCTCAGTGGAGGGAAATTTCTGGCGTCCCTGGATGTCGAAGGTCGTTTGCTTCTGTGGTCCACCAGCACCGGCAAACGGATTCAAGAGTTGGCGCCCATTGATCAGGTGCTTGCGATGGGTGTGGGGAGCGATGACGGTCGGCTCATCGGGCTCTCCGAGGGAACCACGTTGCAGATTTGGGAGCAGGGAGATGATCGGTGGGATGAGACGCAGGATGTCTCGCTGGAGATGCCCTGTTCCTTGTTGTCAGTCAGTCGGGATGCCAACGTGGCAGTGGTTGTTTCGCAAAACAACAGCTGGCAGGTTCACCGATTGCCGGCGATCGGTGCTGGACGAGCAGAGGAAAACGAGACGCGTGACATCGTCAGCGAAGAGCCATTCACGGCCAATCCAAACGGTCTGAACACCATCAGTGCTGTCCGTGTGTCGGCGGACGGTGGGCGGGTGGCATTGGGGTGGGACGATGGATCCGTCAGCGTTCACTTGACCGAAGACGGCAGTGAAAAATTTCGCTGGAAAAAACATCCCAACCGAGTCACCAATCTCTGCTTTTCAAAAACGGGCAAGACGTTGTTGAGCGGATGTTTTCGGGACCGCATTCGTGTCTGGGACCTTGCCAGTGGTCAGCACATCAATGATCGAGATGTGGGATTGGAATTGGTCGCGGCGATGGAGTTGACGGACGACCCGCAACGCTTGGTGGTTGCGGGAGCCGGGCCGGATGTTGTTGTGTTGGATGTGCAGGTCCCCGCGGATCGATTCGTTCCGGCGTTTGCCCGGCCGCGAGCCTGGAACAACAAAGCCGTCCACGGGGTGCGGTTTGTTCCAGGAAAAGACGAAATCGCGGTGGTCTCGAAACTGGGCACGATTGAACGCGTGAATCTGCAGGGGAAACGTCTCCAGAAGGGAACGTTGCTCGAGCCAGGTCGCGACAAACTGGTCACCGCCATGGTTTCTCCTGATGGCCAGTTCAGTGCGCGAGGTTATGCGTCGGGGGAGGTCCTGGTTCATCGTCAGGGAAATGGAAACCCGCTCTGGAAGTCGAACCTGGGGAGTCGAGTCAATGCGCTGGATATCTCCCATGATTCCAAGTGGTTGGCGGTCGCCAGCGGTCGGAATTCCGTTTTGCGAGTCGTGGATCTTCCGACCGGACGGGAGGTTTCTCGCACGGTGAATTTAGATCAAGACATTCGCCGGGTGCGTTTTGATCCAGACGGAGCAACCCTGCTTTCGAACGGGCATCAAGGTCGACTCTCCGATCATATCGGCGTGTTGACGCGATGGTCCGTCAAGGATGCGGCGCAGCTCAATCGAGTCCAAACGCCCGACATCTACAGTTGTGTGGAAATCAGCCCCGACGGATCCCGGATTGTCACTGGTGGCATGACCGGCGTGGTGCAATTGTTCGATGATCAATTGCGATTGCTAAAAACGTATGAAGTGGGTGGGCGTGGTGGAATTCACGTGCTGCGTTTGTTTGATTCAAAGCGTTTGTTTGTCGGGACCTACAAAGGCAATGTGCTGTGCATCGACTTGGAGACGGGGGTGGAGCTTGCCAGGTTCGAAGCATTGCCGGAACACTTGTTGATGCCAGTGCGAGACATCGACTACGACCCTGAAACAGAAACGCTGGTCGCGGTGGGCGGCTACGACGGGCAAGAATCCATGCGTCTCTATTCGCTCCAAGATGTGTTTCCCAGTAAGTGA
- a CDS encoding SDR family oxidoreductase: MNKANQVAIVTGGARGIGAAIAERLASDGFSVVVNYANSSKAADELTQQIIKAGGSALSFQADVSDSDAVEKLFDFATESFGGVDVLVNNAGVLKMQPLAETSDEDFARLVDVNLKGCFHTMREASRRLRDGGRVINLSSSVIGLRMPNYGVYSATKAAVEAMSSVLANELRGRQITVNSVAPGPTATKLFLDDKSDELIDRLTNMSPLERLGQPDDIASVVSFLAGPDGAWVNGQTLRANGGVV, from the coding sequence ATGAACAAGGCGAATCAGGTTGCCATTGTCACCGGCGGGGCGCGTGGGATCGGTGCGGCGATTGCCGAACGATTGGCGAGCGACGGATTTTCGGTGGTGGTCAACTACGCAAACAGTTCCAAGGCGGCCGATGAACTGACCCAACAAATCATAAAAGCGGGTGGTTCCGCACTGTCATTTCAAGCCGATGTGAGTGACTCGGACGCGGTCGAGAAACTCTTTGATTTCGCGACGGAGTCGTTTGGCGGGGTGGACGTGTTGGTCAACAACGCTGGCGTTCTGAAGATGCAACCGCTTGCAGAGACCTCGGACGAGGATTTTGCTCGGCTGGTCGATGTCAACCTGAAGGGGTGTTTCCACACGATGCGAGAAGCGTCTCGCCGACTTCGTGATGGTGGCCGGGTGATCAATCTGTCGTCCAGCGTCATCGGATTGCGAATGCCCAACTACGGTGTTTACTCCGCAACAAAAGCGGCTGTGGAGGCCATGTCGTCTGTGCTGGCGAACGAATTGAGGGGACGACAGATCACAGTCAACTCCGTCGCACCTGGGCCAACCGCGACCAAGCTTTTCCTGGATGACAAGTCAGATGAGTTGATCGATCGGTTAACGAACATGTCGCCGCTGGAACGTCTGGGACAACCCGATGACATCGCATCCGTGGTGTCCTTTTTGGCCGGTCCGGATGGGGCTTGGGTGAATGGCCAAACGCTGCGGGCCAATGGTGGGGTTGTTTGA
- a CDS encoding serine/threonine-protein kinase: MERIDDLCADFEHKWQTDQSPSIDSYLTEDIPPDERDVLLAELIVLDVDYRRRRSEQPTEQDYLDRFPDKDQVIRDALRGNGQPTRAFHPPTVEQLGNRFPTLKITELLGAGGMGAVYKARQEGLDRVVALKILPEEFGHDVKFALRFTREARTLAKLNHPNIVSVYEFGHVDDTYYFLMEYVDGSTLRDVVAAGQLAPAHALTIVPHLCDALQYAHDNGVIHRDIKPENILIARDGSVKIADFGLSRLLGDQNQPSALTGTHQIMGTPRYMAPEQLEGAHGVDHRADIYSLGVVFYEMLTGELPIGRFAAPSKKVEIDVRLDDVVLRTLEKEPQRRYQRASQIKSDMQSIASGDGAALAPTQLMGTDSPRDRGHTSMGIQDQELAGRLLLTRRQLMERVESSLRPLFAGQVLQILFGVALIALGAYCWAPNTHVPHRLVSGVIVHVYGLFLIISAANVLVRVKRIDTSQPITDIRERLNGVRNFSLRVGPIIGFAWWLIWIPVVVAAGFDPVLHPNSLYPSLIVGVIGLAVSCGLYAMAMKSEHWRQKLGGRSVTNAQRELTEIEQANIR, translated from the coding sequence TTGGAACGAATTGACGACCTGTGCGCGGACTTCGAGCACAAATGGCAAACCGATCAATCGCCCAGCATTGACTCCTATCTGACCGAGGACATTCCACCGGACGAACGAGACGTCCTGCTGGCCGAACTGATTGTGTTGGATGTCGACTATCGGCGGCGACGCTCCGAGCAGCCCACCGAGCAAGACTACCTGGATCGTTTCCCCGACAAGGACCAAGTGATCCGTGACGCTCTCCGCGGGAACGGCCAACCCACGCGCGCCTTCCATCCGCCAACGGTGGAGCAACTGGGAAATCGATTCCCCACTTTGAAGATCACCGAGTTGCTGGGCGCAGGAGGGATGGGAGCCGTCTACAAAGCACGCCAGGAAGGTTTGGATCGAGTTGTTGCACTCAAAATCCTGCCAGAAGAATTTGGACACGACGTCAAGTTTGCATTGCGGTTCACTCGTGAAGCTCGCACGCTGGCAAAATTGAACCATCCCAACATCGTGTCGGTCTATGAGTTCGGACACGTTGACGACACCTACTATTTCTTGATGGAATACGTCGACGGATCCACGCTGCGGGATGTGGTCGCGGCCGGCCAGCTCGCTCCCGCTCATGCGCTCACGATCGTGCCGCATCTTTGCGACGCACTTCAGTACGCTCATGACAACGGCGTCATTCATCGCGACATCAAACCGGAAAACATCCTGATCGCCAGGGATGGTTCGGTGAAGATCGCCGACTTCGGACTTTCCCGACTTCTTGGTGATCAAAATCAACCGTCAGCACTCACCGGAACACACCAGATCATGGGAACCCCCAGGTACATGGCTCCGGAACAACTCGAAGGTGCACACGGAGTCGACCACCGCGCCGACATCTATTCGCTGGGCGTGGTCTTCTACGAAATGCTGACGGGAGAACTTCCGATCGGTCGTTTTGCCGCGCCTTCGAAAAAGGTCGAGATCGATGTTCGTTTGGATGATGTTGTTTTGAGAACGCTCGAGAAGGAGCCGCAGCGTCGGTATCAGCGAGCCAGCCAAATCAAATCCGACATGCAGTCCATTGCCTCGGGTGACGGTGCCGCTCTGGCCCCGACTCAGCTGATGGGCACAGACTCTCCACGCGACCGCGGTCACACGTCCATGGGAATTCAAGACCAAGAACTGGCGGGCCGATTGTTGTTGACCCGTCGCCAACTCATGGAGCGGGTCGAGTCATCGCTGCGGCCTCTGTTCGCCGGACAGGTGCTTCAAATCCTCTTCGGTGTGGCACTCATCGCCTTGGGAGCCTACTGCTGGGCGCCCAACACGCATGTGCCACATCGACTGGTCAGTGGCGTGATCGTGCACGTCTACGGGTTGTTCTTGATCATTTCCGCCGCCAACGTGTTGGTTCGCGTCAAACGCATCGACACCTCCCAACCGATCACCGATATCCGTGAGAGGCTCAATGGAGTCAGAAACTTTTCACTGCGGGTCGGGCCGATCATCGGTTTCGCATGGTGGTTGATTTGGATCCCCGTCGTCGTCGCTGCTGGATTCGATCCCGTGCTGCACCCCAACTCACTTTATCCATCGCTGATCGTGGGCGTGATCGGACTCGCTGTCTCATGCGGGTTGTACGCGATGGCAATGAAATCAGAACACTGGCGTCAAAAACTAGGCGGCCGAAGTGTCACCAATGCCCAGCGAGAGCTCACCGAAATCGAGCAAGCCAACATCCGCTGA
- a CDS encoding ECF-type sigma factor — MQQLSSMSEPQNVSHWIDQVKNGDSIAANQIWQHYYDRLVRSVRNKLFGQNRAVSDEEDIVLSVFDSFYSAAQKGRFPDLSDRDDLWRLLLKMSARKVVDKKRRDHRQRRGGDVQLHSLDKRDDNENFIEAIGDEPSPEMVLMMQESVQQFFSHLGVGQLRDLAGAKLEGYSNAELAARFGCSERTIERRLHLIREKCHQELFDEHPPEKTTDRDLGTN, encoded by the coding sequence ATGCAACAGTTGTCTTCCATGTCGGAACCTCAAAATGTCAGCCACTGGATCGACCAAGTCAAAAACGGCGATTCCATCGCCGCCAACCAGATTTGGCAGCACTACTATGATCGGCTGGTGCGATCGGTTCGAAACAAACTCTTCGGCCAAAACCGCGCCGTCTCCGACGAAGAAGACATTGTTCTGAGCGTCTTCGACAGTTTTTATTCGGCCGCTCAAAAAGGCCGTTTTCCGGATCTGTCCGACCGAGACGATTTGTGGCGTTTGCTGCTGAAGATGTCCGCCCGAAAAGTGGTCGACAAAAAACGTCGTGACCATCGCCAGCGGCGGGGCGGGGATGTTCAGCTTCATTCCCTGGACAAACGTGACGACAACGAGAACTTCATCGAAGCCATCGGCGACGAGCCATCACCCGAGATGGTATTGATGATGCAGGAATCCGTGCAGCAATTTTTTTCTCATTTGGGTGTCGGGCAATTGCGAGATTTAGCGGGTGCCAAGTTAGAAGGGTATTCCAACGCGGAACTTGCCGCACGATTTGGATGCTCCGAACGGACGATTGAGCGTCGTCTGCACCTCATCCGCGAAAAATGTCACCAGGAATTGTTCGATGAGCATCCGCCAGAAAAAACTACCGATCGCGACCTTGGAACGAATTGA
- a CDS encoding sodium:calcium antiporter: MGIVIPLVLIFLTCLVIWRACDGFEIASEYIGRNLSEGVRGGTINAISSSIPELFTTLIALFVLSDRDGFSIGIGTTAGSALFNGMIIPAVCILSVVGFVVMGVRVTSVNVSTRVLLRDGLSLILCEFILILLINGEQLHWWQGLILMLMYGAYLVYMLTTMKPSELSSNDEQPDDDDEEQEEDAPRSLFATLFYWVSGGPLLDLERWFVKDHHREQMKQETWNGWGLLLTSTGVIAVACWALVLACEWLGSGPANLENPSYELFGQTFQGLGMPAMFVAVIFASMATSVPDTVMSIRDARDGDYDDAVANALGSNIFDICFALGFPLFLFTLVHGPIQMEPEIAAQSGELRLFLFILTIIGFLIYYIGKRGVAADGTQTVEMKRGKAFALLAMYTLFVLYIIAHEQEVAFVHQISDRLQSLLQRLPAIGAIT; this comes from the coding sequence ATGGGCATCGTCATCCCACTCGTTCTGATCTTCCTCACTTGCTTGGTCATCTGGCGAGCTTGCGACGGTTTCGAAATCGCGAGTGAGTACATCGGCCGCAACCTTTCTGAAGGCGTTCGCGGCGGCACGATCAATGCCATCTCCAGTTCCATCCCGGAACTCTTCACGACCCTGATCGCCCTGTTTGTGCTTTCCGATCGCGATGGTTTTTCGATTGGAATCGGCACCACAGCAGGCAGCGCGTTGTTCAACGGGATGATCATCCCGGCCGTCTGCATTCTCAGCGTGGTGGGCTTTGTCGTGATGGGAGTCCGCGTCACTTCGGTCAACGTTTCCACCCGCGTTCTGCTGCGAGATGGCCTCTCGTTGATTCTCTGCGAGTTCATTCTGATCCTGCTGATCAACGGGGAACAACTTCATTGGTGGCAAGGTCTGATTCTGATGCTGATGTACGGGGCCTACCTGGTGTACATGCTGACAACGATGAAGCCTTCCGAACTGTCCTCCAACGACGAACAACCAGACGATGATGACGAAGAGCAGGAGGAGGATGCTCCCCGCAGCCTGTTCGCCACCTTGTTCTACTGGGTCTCCGGAGGACCGTTGCTGGATCTGGAACGATGGTTTGTCAAAGACCATCACCGCGAACAGATGAAGCAAGAGACCTGGAACGGCTGGGGATTGCTTCTGACCAGCACGGGGGTCATTGCCGTTGCCTGCTGGGCGTTGGTGTTGGCCTGCGAGTGGCTTGGCAGCGGCCCGGCCAACCTCGAGAACCCTTCCTACGAATTGTTCGGGCAAACCTTCCAAGGGCTGGGCATGCCTGCGATGTTCGTCGCGGTCATCTTTGCTTCGATGGCAACCAGCGTTCCGGACACGGTCATGTCCATTCGCGATGCTCGGGACGGTGACTACGACGACGCGGTGGCCAACGCGTTGGGCAGCAACATCTTTGACATCTGCTTTGCACTTGGATTTCCGCTGTTTCTGTTCACCTTGGTTCACGGCCCGATCCAAATGGAACCTGAGATCGCAGCGCAAAGCGGTGAACTTCGATTGTTCCTCTTCATCCTGACCATCATCGGCTTCTTGATCTACTACATCGGCAAACGAGGTGTCGCCGCGGATGGGACCCAAACCGTCGAAATGAAACGAGGCAAGGCCTTCGCCTTGCTCGCCATGTACACCTTGTTCGTGCTTTACATCATCGCCCATGAACAAGAGGTCGCATTTGTCCACCAAATCTCGGACCGCTTGCAAAGCCTGCTGCAAAGGCTGCCTGCGATTGGAGCGATCACCTAA